The Methylomonas montana genome has a window encoding:
- a CDS encoding gamma-glutamylcyclotransferase family protein — translation MQNKRFQMYLWPVLITLCAGCAEPSTAVRQSAQLTTRTLDQDTVAADEQLKKLAADLPSRCNAAPDPKQAQYIIGYGSLMQDQSRQRSVPNAATAYPVMVKGYRRGWLAKGPGVGFDTTYLGTVPDQNGQFNAVLYNVSPDDIPVMDKREFFYCRLAVEPAGYTLLKPGTPTPQGQVWIYANKPDSVATANELHPIVQSYVDIFVSGCLEQEQRYALENFAKQCLATTSHWSTAWVNDRLYPRRPYIYQPKAGQIDKLLQEHLPDYFQRIHIESAN, via the coding sequence ATGCAAAATAAACGTTTCCAGATGTATCTATGGCCAGTGTTAATTACCCTCTGTGCAGGGTGTGCCGAGCCAAGCACCGCCGTTCGGCAATCGGCGCAACTAACAACGCGGACGCTAGACCAAGACACCGTTGCCGCGGATGAACAATTGAAAAAACTGGCGGCAGATTTGCCGAGTCGCTGCAATGCCGCGCCCGATCCGAAACAAGCGCAATACATCATTGGCTACGGCAGCTTGATGCAAGACCAATCGCGCCAGCGTAGCGTACCGAACGCGGCCACGGCTTATCCGGTGATGGTGAAAGGCTACCGGCGCGGTTGGCTTGCCAAAGGCCCAGGCGTGGGGTTCGATACCACCTATTTAGGCACCGTTCCGGACCAGAACGGTCAGTTTAACGCGGTGCTTTACAACGTCAGTCCGGACGACATTCCGGTCATGGACAAACGCGAGTTTTTTTATTGCCGACTAGCCGTGGAACCCGCCGGTTATACCCTGTTGAAGCCTGGGACGCCAACACCGCAAGGACAAGTCTGGATATACGCGAACAAACCGGACTCCGTCGCCACGGCGAACGAACTGCATCCCATCGTGCAATCTTATGTGGATATTTTTGTGTCGGGCTGTCTGGAACAGGAGCAACGCTATGCACTCGAGAACTTTGCCAAACAATGCCTCGCCACGACCAGTCACTGGTCAACGGCATGGGTGAATGACCGGCTTTATCCGCGGCGGCCCTATATTTATCAGCCCAAAGCCGGCCAGATCGACAAATTACTCCAAGAACATCTGCCCGATTATTTTCAGCGGATTCATATTGAGTCGGCGAATTAA
- a CDS encoding cysteine hydrolase family protein gives MKSAVLVIDVQSGLFDSSPRPYEADEVIQRINSITSKARAGGVPIIFIQSEHPGFLEYATDRWQLQSELTVQDGDIKIRKTMTNAFLQTDLETTLKSLGANKLIICGYSTEFCVDSTLRYASALGYRIQLIADAHTTHDKAHLSAKQIREHHNITLAKSPTVSAELSTAFHVEGE, from the coding sequence ATGAAATCAGCAGTGCTTGTCATTGATGTTCAAAGCGGATTATTCGACAGCAGTCCGCGGCCATACGAAGCCGACGAAGTGATCCAACGAATCAATAGCATCACGAGCAAGGCGAGAGCGGGCGGTGTGCCCATTATTTTTATACAATCGGAACACCCCGGCTTCCTGGAGTACGCAACCGATCGCTGGCAGTTGCAGTCCGAATTAACGGTGCAAGACGGCGACATCAAGATCCGCAAAACCATGACCAACGCATTTCTCCAAACCGATCTTGAAACGACGCTTAAGTCCCTGGGAGCGAACAAGCTGATTATTTGCGGTTACTCGACTGAATTTTGCGTGGACTCTACTCTTCGTTATGCCTCCGCGTTGGGATATCGCATACAACTCATCGCGGATGCGCATACCACGCATGATAAGGCGCATTTGTCGGCCAAGCAGATTCGAGAACATCACAACATTACGCTTGCAAAATCTCCGACGGTTTCCGCCGAGCTCTCAACCGCGTTTCACGTTGAGGGCGAGTAG
- a CDS encoding helix-turn-helix transcriptional regulator — MKPNHALAYLRQICCSGLSREIAIAEFLRAVPLLIPSNSNTFSVSDLQLRPNYHLAGFDVGDMAGIIHSITEDFNTPARTKRAANWFSQHKAVRDPKIIEASFYLTDFYNLIFRQFDMHHVLWVRIPLNAENSGVLGLYRPANQKPFDSHDQTQLTRLMPYVFHAYHAANEVDFEPSPDGTSGMIIMNPQGDMLYQSPEAKLLLREARFPRLLTDQRAEDRLQAKLAELCRNLCSISRGQEAPPPSFTHAGSNGQFQFRAYWLEGCQRQPGGLIGILIEHREPLVLKVLRGMRDLPLSPAQRDVTLLLARGLTPEQICSCLHIKPSTLKDHIGKIYQKLDIHQREELLPKLLASNT, encoded by the coding sequence ATGAAACCAAATCACGCCTTAGCCTATCTGCGTCAAATCTGCTGTTCCGGTCTGAGCCGGGAAATTGCAATTGCCGAATTTCTGCGCGCGGTGCCGTTGCTGATACCCTCCAACAGCAATACTTTTTCGGTGTCCGATCTGCAATTGCGCCCTAACTATCATCTAGCTGGGTTTGACGTCGGCGACATGGCAGGCATTATTCACTCCATCACGGAGGATTTTAATACGCCCGCGCGAACTAAACGCGCCGCTAACTGGTTTAGTCAGCATAAGGCTGTCAGAGACCCCAAGATCATTGAAGCGTCTTTTTATCTGACCGATTTTTACAACCTGATTTTCCGGCAATTCGATATGCACCATGTACTGTGGGTGCGGATTCCATTGAACGCGGAAAACTCGGGCGTGCTGGGCTTATACCGGCCCGCCAACCAAAAACCGTTCGACAGCCACGATCAAACCCAGCTGACGCGTTTGATGCCGTATGTGTTTCACGCCTACCATGCCGCCAATGAGGTAGACTTCGAACCCAGTCCGGACGGCACTTCGGGCATGATAATCATGAATCCCCAAGGCGATATGCTCTACCAAAGTCCCGAAGCGAAATTGTTGCTGAGAGAGGCGCGTTTCCCCAGATTGTTGACGGACCAACGGGCGGAAGATCGCTTGCAGGCGAAACTGGCTGAATTGTGCCGCAATCTGTGCAGCATTTCTCGCGGCCAGGAAGCGCCGCCGCCGTCCTTCACCCATGCGGGGTCGAACGGGCAATTTCAGTTCCGCGCTTACTGGTTGGAAGGCTGTCAACGGCAGCCGGGCGGATTGATCGGCATCCTGATCGAACATCGCGAACCGCTGGTGCTGAAAGTCCTGCGCGGGATGCGCGACTTACCCCTGTCGCCGGCGCAACGCGACGTCACCCTGTTACTGGCGCGAGGATTAACACCAGAACAGATTTGTAGCTGCCTGCATATCAAACCAAGCACCCTCAAGGATCACATCGGCAAGATTTACCAGAAACTGGATATACACCAACGCGAGGAGTTATTGCCTAAATTACTCGCCAGCAATACCTGA
- a CDS encoding LuxR C-terminal-related transcriptional regulator: MKSSHALVYLRQLCCSGLRKELVISEFLRTLPEAIPSNSNTFSGGDALLNPTYHLCGTPEPDKADFIPAVISAFFNHERKSRTRQWFARHDVLADPLAIDERFYRSDMYNLVYRPFDMHHALWTQVTLEGKHAGLLCAHRSKQQKPFDRSEQDLFNHLASYVSHALKATGDERIEYGDIDATGMLVMNVSGKVLFQSPKTKHLMAAVCHPSLNEKMSSSQDKLMGRLVRLCANIKAIQLGQDLPPPAYCHTGPMGKFVFRAYWLDSCHQQPDGLIGVSIEHHEPLALKILRAMRDSPLSPTQKEVALLLAQGLALEHIRSRLHIKPTTLKDHIGKIYLKLDIHQREELLPKLLTLSRMTGIAARSSR; this comes from the coding sequence ATGAAAAGCAGTCATGCCTTGGTCTATTTGCGCCAGTTGTGTTGCTCCGGGCTGCGGAAGGAACTGGTGATATCGGAGTTTCTCCGCACGCTACCTGAGGCGATTCCATCGAACAGCAATACTTTTTCCGGCGGCGATGCGCTGTTAAATCCCACGTATCATTTATGCGGCACACCCGAGCCTGACAAGGCCGATTTCATTCCGGCGGTGATATCGGCATTTTTTAACCACGAACGCAAATCGCGCACCCGGCAGTGGTTTGCCAGACATGACGTACTGGCCGACCCGCTGGCGATAGACGAGCGGTTCTATCGGTCGGATATGTATAACCTGGTTTATCGACCATTCGATATGCATCATGCGCTGTGGACTCAAGTCACTTTAGAGGGCAAACATGCAGGCCTGCTGTGTGCGCATCGCTCCAAACAGCAAAAACCTTTCGATCGGAGCGAGCAGGATTTATTTAACCATTTGGCGAGCTATGTTTCGCACGCGTTGAAAGCAACGGGCGATGAGCGGATTGAGTATGGGGACATCGACGCCACCGGTATGCTGGTGATGAATGTCAGCGGAAAAGTATTGTTTCAGAGTCCGAAAACAAAGCATTTGATGGCGGCAGTGTGCCACCCAAGCTTGAACGAGAAGATGAGCAGTAGCCAAGACAAATTGATGGGAAGATTAGTCCGGTTATGCGCCAACATTAAGGCTATCCAACTGGGTCAAGACCTACCGCCGCCAGCTTACTGTCATACAGGGCCCATGGGAAAGTTTGTATTCCGCGCCTACTGGCTGGACAGCTGTCATCAGCAGCCGGATGGCTTGATCGGCGTGTCCATCGAACATCACGAGCCGCTGGCGCTCAAAATCTTGCGCGCCATGCGAGACTCACCACTTTCTCCGACGCAAAAGGAAGTCGCCTTGTTACTGGCACAAGGCTTGGCCCTGGAGCATATCCGTAGCCGCCTGCATATCAAGCCGACCACGCTCAAGGATCACATTGGCAAGATTTACCTCAAACTGGATATTCATCAGCGCGAGGAATTGCTGCCAAAGCTGCTGACCTTAAGCCGCATGACGGGCATAGCGGCTCGGTCGTCACGTTGA
- a CDS encoding phospholipase C: MTSVRESLKLAGQSASIKKLAHQRNAPFPLSLREFVGAPPPGRIRRKSISLEVLQRKSDEIFDNRTQQLFKIRLHNVGGGDHRHSTLTVSQDAGYQENGVEVYKVMANYPKDLGQLSSPISDYHFNDLNTSKILSPDFIPGDPLLLKILIYFEIKGEELILNNWPDVNFTGFKLELKFQFALDDRNNFLVTKKDWIKADVATNAIAGYRGVLERSIEGSMRDKIYKALYDIDKDTGKSPIQGLNGTLKRMMIGGEFQVTGVSSDNESLFIDYIVPPDQLEPFPENPQPPLDPGLLANIDHIVVLMMENRSFDHMLGYLSKEGDSGGTIHTNIDGLKGGEKNRYKAHDYPSFPLPDTRFIESPPHSHGPVESQIDGGKMDGFVAAFAEQYEAKGVNPSQIMGYHTGEHVPVYDALARQFLVCQRWFAAHPGPTFCNRFYTLTGRLNRNSFELFEPDNPHGADFRPVATRTIFDHLTESGVPWHYYENRYCFLRLFERYTFNNEAIIDFNDPVKGFEASAQAGTLPSVSFIDPNFVDEADDGDNDDGAPSDIRAGQHLIGRIVNAVMHGQKWNKTLLVITYDEHGGFFDHVNPLAYSQKAKPVSGIDHYGVRVPAIVVSPWVDPGAVSDVVFDHTSIAKTIAKRFMSVNPPDMGERVAEANDLSMVLRTSPRDDMPSVPIPPQPERNTAFARRAITEAEGDDFKTVMQALQAKYPVRRQ; encoded by the coding sequence ATGACCAGCGTCCGTGAATCCCTGAAACTGGCGGGACAGTCCGCCAGCATCAAAAAATTGGCGCATCAGCGCAACGCGCCTTTCCCGCTTTCGTTGCGCGAGTTTGTCGGCGCACCGCCACCCGGTCGTATCCGTAGAAAATCGATCTCACTGGAGGTGCTGCAACGGAAATCCGACGAGATATTCGATAATAGAACGCAACAGTTATTCAAAATCAGGCTACATAACGTTGGCGGTGGGGATCACCGCCACAGCACGTTGACGGTGTCTCAAGATGCGGGATATCAAGAAAATGGCGTCGAGGTATACAAAGTGATGGCGAATTACCCAAAGGATCTTGGCCAATTGAGTTCGCCGATTTCGGATTATCATTTTAACGACTTGAATACCAGCAAAATTCTATCGCCCGACTTTATCCCTGGCGATCCGCTGCTTCTAAAAATATTGATCTATTTCGAGATAAAAGGTGAGGAACTTATTCTCAACAACTGGCCGGATGTCAATTTTACGGGATTTAAACTCGAGTTGAAGTTCCAATTTGCCCTCGACGATCGCAATAACTTCCTGGTGACGAAGAAAGACTGGATCAAGGCCGATGTGGCAACCAATGCCATAGCGGGGTATCGCGGGGTGCTCGAGAGGAGTATTGAAGGCAGTATGCGGGACAAGATATACAAAGCATTGTATGACATAGATAAGGATACAGGTAAAAGTCCAATTCAGGGATTGAATGGGACGCTGAAACGGATGATGATAGGCGGAGAGTTTCAGGTGACCGGGGTCTCCAGCGACAACGAATCGCTGTTCATCGATTACATCGTTCCACCTGATCAACTCGAACCCTTCCCCGAGAATCCGCAGCCACCGCTAGACCCCGGTCTGTTGGCCAACATTGACCACATCGTGGTGCTGATGATGGAGAACCGTTCCTTCGACCATATGCTTGGCTACTTGAGTAAGGAAGGCGATAGTGGAGGTACCATACACACCAATATCGACGGACTGAAAGGCGGCGAAAAAAACCGTTACAAGGCGCACGACTATCCCTCCTTCCCGTTGCCGGACACACGCTTTATCGAAAGTCCACCGCATAGCCACGGGCCAGTGGAGAGTCAAATCGACGGCGGCAAAATGGACGGCTTCGTGGCCGCCTTTGCCGAGCAATACGAGGCTAAAGGCGTCAATCCCAGCCAAATCATGGGTTACCACACCGGCGAACATGTGCCGGTTTACGACGCATTGGCTCGTCAGTTTCTGGTCTGCCAGCGTTGGTTTGCCGCCCATCCGGGGCCGACGTTCTGCAATCGCTTCTACACCTTGACCGGCCGGCTCAACCGTAATTCGTTTGAGCTCTTTGAGCCCGACAATCCCCATGGAGCGGATTTCAGGCCGGTTGCCACCCGGACGATTTTCGACCATCTCACCGAAAGCGGCGTCCCTTGGCATTACTATGAAAACCGCTATTGCTTCCTGCGCCTGTTCGAACGATACACTTTCAACAACGAAGCGATCATCGATTTCAATGATCCGGTGAAGGGATTCGAGGCTAGCGCGCAGGCGGGCACCTTACCCTCAGTGTCGTTCATCGACCCCAATTTTGTTGATGAGGCCGACGACGGCGACAATGACGACGGCGCGCCATCCGATATTAGAGCCGGCCAACATCTGATAGGACGAATCGTCAACGCCGTGATGCATGGCCAAAAATGGAATAAGACCCTGCTGGTGATCACTTACGACGAGCATGGCGGGTTCTTCGACCATGTTAATCCGCTGGCGTATTCACAGAAAGCTAAACCGGTATCGGGCATAGATCACTACGGTGTTCGCGTGCCGGCCATCGTGGTATCTCCATGGGTCGATCCGGGCGCGGTCAGTGATGTCGTGTTCGACCACACCTCGATTGCTAAAACCATAGCCAAACGTTTCATGAGCGTCAATCCACCCGATATGGGCGAGCGCGTGGCCGAAGCCAACGATTTATCGATGGTACTTAGAACTTCGCCACGGGACGACATGCCGAGCGTGCCGATACCGCCTCAACCGGAGCGAAACACCGCGTTTGCAAGGCGGGCGATAACCGAGGCGGAAGGCGATGATTTCAAAACTGTGATGCAGGCCTTGCAGGCCAAATATCCGGTTCGCCGCCAGTAG
- a CDS encoding DUF7453 family protein: MTTKCLAMAAIAASHFHRLRLVSIACIAAFLFAADASLASAEPAGKHEFEFINVADSTQGYTNFEPFPAINNKSAVVFVATRSDTGQGVFRSRDGKVTTIASGRDGLVGFDNAPVINRRGVVAFSAKTNSGSTAIFTDDGRSRTLIADSKINGLFGRGMGSPSINASGTVAFSAVLSVAGLPAGVSIFTGQGGDLNTVLSTSGSDFVSFLNVAINDAGKIVFSGARSDGSLGIFTLRKGLKTIVDTNAHPEFSGFGDPVINNGGTIADVAFLILDGLNDGLEIISGKAGAIIPRTDPDGPAFANAEHPSINNHGAVAFYAFPNLDPNEPTGIFLEVSGGNALIPVIRPGDALFGSTVSAVDLGRFALNDRFEAVFQYALTDGRTGIAIAAFHGKKEDDDQDE; this comes from the coding sequence ATGACTACTAAATGCTTGGCCATGGCGGCGATTGCCGCCAGCCATTTTCACAGGCTTCGCCTCGTCTCAATCGCCTGCATCGCGGCGTTTTTGTTCGCGGCAGACGCGAGTTTGGCGTCTGCCGAACCCGCCGGAAAGCATGAGTTCGAATTCATCAACGTGGCCGACTCGACTCAGGGTTATACGAATTTCGAACCCTTCCCGGCCATCAATAACAAAAGCGCCGTGGTATTCGTCGCCACGCGGAGCGATACCGGGCAAGGCGTTTTTCGATCGCGCGACGGCAAGGTAACTACCATCGCCTCCGGACGGGACGGACTGGTCGGATTCGACAATGCGCCGGTCATCAATCGGCGCGGGGTGGTGGCCTTCTCGGCCAAGACAAATTCCGGCTCGACCGCCATTTTTACCGATGACGGCCGTTCCAGAACACTGATCGCCGATTCGAAGATCAATGGCTTGTTTGGAAGAGGCATGGGGTCTCCTTCCATCAACGCTTCGGGGACGGTGGCCTTTTCGGCTGTTCTCTCCGTGGCCGGCCTTCCTGCCGGTGTCAGTATCTTTACGGGACAAGGCGGTGATCTGAACACGGTTTTGAGCACTTCCGGTTCGGATTTCGTTTCGTTCCTGAATGTAGCGATCAATGACGCGGGAAAGATCGTTTTCAGTGGGGCGCGCTCGGACGGGAGCCTTGGGATATTCACGCTTCGTAAGGGACTAAAAACCATTGTGGATACCAATGCGCACCCGGAGTTTAGCGGTTTTGGCGATCCGGTCATCAACAACGGCGGCACCATCGCCGACGTGGCCTTCCTCATCCTCGACGGCTTGAACGATGGGCTAGAGATCATTTCGGGTAAGGCGGGCGCCATCATACCCAGGACTGATCCCGACGGCCCGGCCTTTGCCAACGCCGAGCATCCCTCCATCAACAACCACGGCGCGGTCGCTTTCTACGCCTTTCCGAACTTAGACCCGAACGAGCCGACGGGCATCTTCCTGGAAGTGTCGGGCGGCAATGCGTTGATTCCGGTGATCCGGCCTGGGGATGCCTTGTTCGGCTCGACCGTCAGCGCTGTCGATCTGGGACGGTTTGCGCTAAATGATCGGTTCGAGGCGGTTTTCCAATATGCGTTGACGGACGGGCGCACGGGCATCGCGATTGCGGCCTTCCACGGGAAAAAGGAAGACGATGACCAGGACGAATAA
- a CDS encoding DUF3455 domain-containing protein has translation MRNRKIPKNQTTRHLLPIACAALALSFAASLAQAGHREQVTPPPVPTDLRVESGNKAFLKGHATGTQNYICLPDGTGFKFVLFTPQATLFDEDGKQIITHFFSPNPDPDDAGTIRAAWQYRDTSTVWAGLVQPSSDPEFVEPNAVPWLLLERKGSQVGPTGGDKLTDTTFIQRVNTSGGVAPETGCESEADVGRKEFVPYSADYFFYKKAHKYDGYGDY, from the coding sequence ATGAGAAACCGCAAGATACCTAAAAATCAGACCACACGCCACCTGCTGCCCATCGCCTGCGCCGCGCTAGCCCTGTCGTTCGCGGCTTCGCTGGCTCAGGCCGGTCACCGGGAGCAGGTCACACCGCCGCCCGTGCCGACCGATCTTCGGGTAGAGTCGGGAAACAAGGCCTTCCTGAAAGGCCATGCCACCGGCACCCAGAACTATATCTGTCTGCCTGACGGTACGGGCTTCAAATTCGTGCTGTTCACGCCGCAGGCCACGCTGTTCGACGAGGACGGCAAGCAGATTATTACGCACTTCTTCAGCCCCAATCCCGATCCCGATGATGCCGGAACGATCCGCGCCGCTTGGCAATACCGGGACACCAGCACCGTTTGGGCAGGCTTGGTCCAACCCTCCTCCGATCCTGAGTTCGTCGAACCGAATGCAGTTCCCTGGTTGCTGCTTGAGCGGAAGGGCTCCCAGGTTGGACCAACCGGCGGCGACAAGTTGACCGACACCACTTTTATTCAACGTGTGAACACGTCCGGCGGTGTCGCGCCCGAGACAGGCTGTGAATCGGAAGCGGACGTCGGCAGGAAGGAATTCGTACCTTACTCGGCCGACTACTTCTTCTACAAGAAGGCTCACAAATATGATGGGTATGGCGACTATTGA
- a CDS encoding cupin domain-containing protein has translation MPKTTRTYWNPLDQAHNGAWQAIAGLEGMAEELTLSHDAETGEYTRLTRFQPGADTSPFGGKSHGYPEEVFIVSGRLYDAAFEMWLEAGHYASRPPGELHGPFKTDVGCLVLEISFPNRIA, from the coding sequence ATGCCTAAAACCACCAGAACTTATTGGAACCCGTTAGACCAAGCGCACAACGGTGCCTGGCAAGCCATCGCCGGACTGGAAGGCATGGCGGAAGAGTTGACCTTAAGTCATGATGCCGAAACCGGCGAATACACGCGTTTGACCCGGTTTCAGCCCGGTGCGGACACCTCGCCGTTTGGCGGCAAAAGCCACGGCTACCCGGAAGAAGTCTTCATAGTCAGCGGCCGGCTTTACGATGCCGCCTTCGAAATGTGGCTGGAGGCCGGGCATTATGCCAGCCGGCCTCCCGGCGAATTGCACGGGCCGTTTAAAACCGATGTCGGTTGCCTCGTGCTGGAAATCTCGTTTCCCAACCGGATTGCTTAA
- a CDS encoding SRPBCC family protein, with amino-acid sequence MSILTIEKQIRIAAPASRVFDALSDPEQIVQYYPIKSVTSSQEVSGPILFKGEVDGTPFTDYGIIEILDRPQHFRYHYWSDNHGTADTPENRMVIDYQLSSDGGDTVLTLTHSNLLSADRQAMMAPVWDFLLGGLKNYLETDAR; translated from the coding sequence ATGAGCATCCTGACTATAGAAAAACAAATTCGTATCGCCGCGCCGGCCAGCAGAGTATTCGATGCTTTGTCCGATCCCGAGCAAATCGTCCAGTACTATCCGATCAAATCCGTCACGTCCAGCCAGGAAGTATCCGGTCCCATCCTCTTCAAAGGCGAGGTGGATGGTACGCCATTTACCGACTACGGCATTATCGAAATTCTCGATCGGCCTCAACACTTTAGATACCATTACTGGAGCGACAATCACGGAACAGCGGATACCCCGGAAAATCGCATGGTCATCGATTACCAATTGAGCAGCGATGGTGGCGACACGGTCCTGACGCTGACCCATTCGAATTTGCTCAGTGCCGACCGTCAGGCGATGATGGCCCCAGTCTGGGATTTCCTGTTGGGAGGCCTGAAAAACTATCTTGAAACGGATGCCCGTTAA
- a CDS encoding methyltransferase domain-containing protein: MTMKLENVVPFGRSLDEYRKMFALSQCELGLNILGVADGPASFNAELSALGGRVTSIDPIYAFQAPQIKAQFENVLGKIMAQVEATPDDWVWSYHGSADGLRANRIRVTDTFVEDFAMRRDSGCYIAGELPSLPFADRQFDLALCSHFLFLYSEHFSLEFHWASICEMLRIANEVRIFPLLTLMLEKSPYLATIWQRLAQQGYSVEIRRVEYQLQRGGNEMLVVSRMADG, translated from the coding sequence ATGACCATGAAACTGGAAAACGTCGTGCCGTTCGGCCGCTCGCTGGACGAATATCGAAAGATGTTCGCGCTGTCCCAGTGCGAACTGGGCTTGAACATACTCGGCGTCGCCGATGGGCCGGCGAGCTTTAATGCGGAGTTGTCGGCGCTTGGCGGGCGGGTGACTTCCATCGATCCGATATACGCTTTTCAGGCGCCGCAAATCAAAGCTCAGTTCGAGAATGTGCTGGGCAAGATCATGGCCCAGGTCGAGGCGACGCCGGATGATTGGGTTTGGTCGTATCACGGTTCGGCGGACGGACTGCGCGCCAATCGGATACGCGTGACTGATACTTTCGTGGAAGATTTTGCGATGCGCCGAGATTCCGGCTGTTATATCGCCGGGGAGCTGCCTTCGCTACCGTTTGCTGACCGGCAATTTGATCTGGCGCTTTGCTCTCATTTCCTATTTTTATACTCGGAACACTTTTCGCTTGAGTTTCACTGGGCATCGATTTGTGAAATGCTCCGTATCGCCAATGAAGTTAGAATCTTTCCCTTATTGACGCTGATGCTTGAAAAATCGCCTTATCTTGCAACAATATGGCAGCGTCTCGCTCAACAGGGTTATTCCGTTGAAATCCGCCGCGTTGAGTATCAGCTTCAGCGGGGCGGCAATGAAATGCTGGTCGTTAGCCGAATGGCTGACGGTTAA